One Arthrobacter sp. FW306-07-I genomic window carries:
- a CDS encoding glycoside hydrolase family 76 protein, translating into MTSSSTSMTAWPDRANHAARSVTALFGHKLLFLPGTHLGAVLWQGRHPDRQAQQEQQDQAAHLGSRWSALLRRARPAAAMALPWHYWWQAHYVDCLVDTGRRELGSGATPAARFDGPDRPSAGHLASRLVTGIRLRNALTFVNSYYDDMAWLALATLRLDRLAEETRRPGRRRNAKVRASLALQFDAACTDDLGGGTFWSKKRDFKNTPATAPVALFYARTGQPIKAQALLDWLDATLFDAGQGLYLDGVRLNPAGDVVVERAVYTYNQGPVLGALLELGGEANLARAAVLVDAVERLLTVPAGPDGSSAQRSVLRCEGTGDGGLFTGILCRYLALAAADTRLPQATRATAARLVTDTAEAFWSGRRPVGPSEANARLQGRSIFSVHAAQPAAATYPPGAAVELATQLQAWMALEAAAAVTAAGLP; encoded by the coding sequence ATGACGTCCAGCAGCACCTCCATGACCGCCTGGCCAGACAGGGCAAACCATGCGGCCCGCTCCGTCACCGCCCTGTTCGGCCACAAGCTGCTGTTCCTCCCCGGCACCCACCTGGGTGCGGTGCTGTGGCAGGGCAGGCACCCGGACCGGCAGGCCCAGCAGGAACAACAGGATCAAGCCGCCCATTTGGGCAGCCGGTGGTCCGCGTTGCTCCGGCGGGCCCGGCCTGCCGCCGCTATGGCGCTCCCGTGGCACTACTGGTGGCAGGCGCATTACGTGGACTGCCTGGTGGACACCGGCAGGAGGGAACTGGGTAGCGGAGCGACCCCCGCGGCCCGGTTCGACGGCCCGGACCGGCCCAGCGCAGGCCACCTGGCCTCGCGGCTGGTGACGGGCATCAGGCTCCGCAACGCCCTGACCTTTGTGAACAGCTATTACGACGACATGGCCTGGCTTGCCCTGGCCACCCTGCGGCTGGACCGGCTGGCCGAGGAGACACGGCGCCCCGGCCGCCGCCGCAACGCCAAAGTCCGCGCGTCGCTGGCGCTGCAGTTCGACGCGGCCTGCACCGACGACCTGGGCGGCGGCACGTTCTGGAGCAAGAAGCGGGACTTCAAGAACACCCCCGCCACGGCGCCGGTGGCACTGTTCTATGCCCGCACGGGCCAGCCGATCAAGGCACAGGCGCTGCTGGACTGGCTGGATGCAACCCTGTTCGACGCCGGGCAGGGCCTCTACCTGGACGGCGTCCGCCTCAACCCGGCCGGCGACGTGGTGGTGGAACGGGCGGTGTACACCTACAACCAGGGCCCGGTGCTGGGCGCGCTCCTGGAGCTGGGCGGCGAAGCGAACCTGGCCAGGGCGGCCGTCCTGGTGGACGCGGTGGAGCGGCTGCTGACGGTTCCTGCCGGCCCGGACGGCAGTTCAGCCCAGCGCTCGGTGCTCCGCTGCGAGGGAACCGGCGACGGCGGCCTCTTCACCGGGATCCTCTGCCGTTACCTGGCCCTTGCCGCAGCGGATACCCGGCTTCCCCAGGCCACCCGTGCCACGGCCGCCCGGTTGGTGACGGACACTGCTGAGGCGTTCTGGTCCGGCCGCCGCCCTGTTGGCCCCAGCGAGGCCAATGCGCGGCTGCAGGGCAGGAGCATTTTCTCGGTGCATGCGGCCCAACCGGCGGCCGCGACGTATCCGCCGGGGGCCGCCGTCGAGCTCGCCACCCAACTGCAGGCATGGATGGCGCTGGAGGCTGCCGCGGCCGTAACCGCCGCAGGCCTCCCCTAG
- a CDS encoding 3-hydroxyacyl-CoA dehydrogenase, whose protein sequence is MDIKGSVALVTGGASGLGAATARRLFDGGASVVLVDLPSSNGQAMADELNGRAEAGQSAVFAPADVTSEADVRAAVGTAAGLGPLRIVVNCAGIATPGKVLGRDGVVPLDTFSRVIQVNLVGTFNVLRLAAEAMVATEPAATPLGGPERGVIINTASVAAFDGQIGQPAYSASKGAVAAMTLPIARELARSLVRVVTIAPGIFETPMMAGLPQEAQDSLGAQVPHPSRLGKPEEYANLVAHIVDNAMLNGETIRLDGAIRMGPK, encoded by the coding sequence ATGGACATCAAAGGCAGCGTCGCACTGGTGACAGGCGGTGCGTCCGGGCTGGGAGCGGCCACCGCACGGAGATTGTTCGACGGCGGCGCCTCGGTGGTGCTCGTCGACCTGCCGTCCTCGAACGGGCAGGCAATGGCGGACGAACTCAACGGCCGCGCCGAAGCCGGCCAATCCGCCGTCTTCGCCCCGGCGGACGTGACCAGCGAGGCTGACGTGCGGGCCGCCGTCGGGACCGCCGCGGGGCTGGGCCCGCTCCGGATCGTGGTGAACTGCGCCGGGATCGCCACCCCCGGCAAGGTGCTGGGACGCGACGGCGTGGTGCCCCTGGACACATTCAGCCGCGTCATCCAGGTGAACCTGGTGGGCACGTTCAACGTCCTGCGGCTGGCCGCCGAAGCCATGGTGGCCACCGAGCCCGCCGCCACCCCGCTGGGCGGCCCCGAACGCGGTGTCATCATCAACACGGCCTCCGTGGCGGCTTTCGACGGGCAGATCGGCCAGCCCGCCTACTCCGCGTCCAAGGGTGCGGTGGCGGCGATGACCTTGCCCATCGCCCGGGAGCTGGCGCGATCGCTGGTCAGGGTGGTCACCATTGCTCCGGGCATCTTCGAGACACCCATGATGGCCGGGCTGCCGCAGGAAGCGCAGGATTCACTCGGCGCCCAGGTCCCGCACCCTTCCCGGCTGGGCAAGCCGGAGGAATACGCCAACCTGGTGGCGCACATCGTGGACAATGCCATGTTGAACGGCGAAACCATCCGCTTGGACGGTGCCATCAGGATGGGACCGAAATGA